From the Caballeronia sp. LZ062 genome, one window contains:
- a CDS encoding sugar ABC transporter ATP-binding protein has translation MTKETPLLEVVDIHKRFTGVYALRGVSLAFQRGQIYHLLGENGCGKSTLIKIISGAQPPDEGELVIEGARHARLSPLAALSAGIETVYQDLSLLPNMSVAENVGLTSELAEHAGKLARTFDRRALAATAARALEAVGLPGDADFQKTLVEQLPLATRQLVAIARAIASEAKFVIMDEPTTSLTQKEVDNLIAVLGRLRAQGVAVLFVSHKLDECYAIGGEVIVLRDGQKMAQGPIENYTKAQISELMTGKHLSTDRYREDGEAHASKVVLDVKALARKGQFADVSFALHEGEILGVTGLLDSGRNELARALAGVAPATSGVVTLDGMRVRLQSPADARTQRIGYVPEDRLNEGLFLDKPIRDNVVTAMIASLRDRIGQIDRKRAQALAERTVKDLQIATPDVDKPVQSLSGGNQQRVLIGRWLAINPRVLILHGPTVGVDVGSKDIIYRIMQRLSKAGIGIILISDDLPELLQNCDRILMMKKGRVAGEYRADRLSEADLYHALLSEAA, from the coding sequence ATGACCAAAGAGACACCGCTACTCGAAGTCGTCGATATTCATAAGCGCTTTACCGGCGTCTATGCGCTGCGTGGCGTGAGCCTTGCGTTTCAACGCGGGCAGATTTATCACCTGCTCGGTGAGAACGGCTGCGGCAAGAGCACACTCATCAAGATCATTTCGGGTGCGCAGCCGCCGGACGAAGGCGAACTGGTGATCGAAGGCGCGCGCCATGCGCGGCTCTCGCCGCTGGCGGCTTTGTCCGCCGGGATCGAGACGGTCTATCAGGATCTCTCGCTGCTGCCGAACATGAGCGTCGCGGAGAACGTCGGGCTGACTTCCGAACTCGCGGAGCACGCGGGCAAGCTCGCACGCACGTTCGACCGGCGCGCGCTTGCGGCAACCGCTGCACGCGCGCTGGAAGCCGTGGGGCTGCCGGGCGACGCCGATTTCCAAAAGACCCTGGTCGAGCAATTGCCGTTGGCGACGCGTCAACTCGTTGCCATTGCGCGCGCCATCGCGAGCGAGGCGAAGTTCGTCATCATGGACGAACCCACGACTTCGCTCACGCAGAAGGAAGTGGACAATCTCATCGCGGTGCTCGGCAGACTACGCGCGCAAGGCGTGGCCGTGTTGTTCGTGAGCCATAAGCTCGATGAATGCTATGCCATCGGCGGCGAAGTCATCGTGCTGCGCGATGGGCAAAAGATGGCGCAAGGGCCGATCGAAAACTACACGAAAGCGCAGATCAGCGAACTGATGACGGGCAAGCATCTTTCGACCGATCGCTACCGCGAAGACGGCGAGGCGCATGCATCGAAAGTCGTGCTGGATGTAAAGGCACTCGCGCGCAAGGGCCAGTTCGCCGATGTGTCGTTCGCGTTGCACGAAGGCGAGATACTCGGCGTCACGGGTTTGCTCGATTCGGGACGTAACGAACTGGCGCGCGCGCTTGCGGGCGTCGCGCCTGCGACTAGCGGCGTCGTGACGCTGGACGGCATGCGCGTGCGCCTGCAGTCGCCCGCAGACGCGAGAACGCAACGCATCGGCTATGTGCCCGAAGACCGCCTGAACGAAGGGCTTTTTCTCGACAAGCCTATCCGCGACAACGTCGTGACCGCGATGATCGCGAGCTTGCGCGACCGCATCGGCCAGATCGATCGCAAGCGCGCGCAAGCGTTGGCCGAGCGCACGGTCAAGGACTTGCAGATTGCAACGCCCGATGTCGACAAGCCGGTGCAATCGCTCTCGGGCGGTAATCAGCAACGCGTGCTGATTGGCCGCTGGCTTGCCATCAACCCGCGCGTGTTGATTCTGCATGGGCCGACAGTGGGTGTGGACGTGGGTTCCAAGGACATTATTTATCGCATCATGCAGCGGCTTTCGAAAGCGGGCATCGGCATCATTCTCATCAGCGATGACTTGCCCGAACTGCTGCAGAACTGCGACCGTATTCTGATGATGAAGAAAGGCCGCGTCGCCGGCGAATATCGCGCCGATCGCTTGAGCGAGGCCGATCTCTATCACGCGCTACTTTCCGAGGCAGCATGA